A stretch of Aureispira sp. CCB-E DNA encodes these proteins:
- a CDS encoding T9SS type A sorting domain-containing protein, protein MNLSNFFVATSAAVMLLLNITGIVDVRHASIKVPNTVVIPKVDGGPRTVIQAMTEIVVNQPTATNLSIKVIDSTGVVVIEETTQSLQTRISTTGLKPGTYTVETIDDYDDLQVFTIVI, encoded by the coding sequence ATGAATTTATCAAATTTTTTTGTTGCTACATCAGCAGCTGTTATGCTGCTGCTAAATATTACGGGAATTGTTGATGTGCGTCACGCATCTATTAAGGTTCCTAATACGGTTGTAATTCCAAAAGTAGATGGAGGACCAAGAACTGTAATTCAAGCAATGACCGAAATTGTGGTCAACCAACCAACAGCTACTAATTTGTCTATTAAAGTGATAGATTCGACGGGTGTTGTTGTAATAGAAGAGACAACACAAAGTTTACAAACTAGAATCTCAACGACTGGATTAAAACCAGGAACATATACTGTAGAGACAATTGATGACTATGACGACCTTCAAGTGTTTACCATAGTTATATAA
- a CDS encoding DUF2158 domain-containing protein produces the protein MPEIGEVVRLKSGGPDMVITYVYQENEGSREKLALMKGFGPGDIACEWQQVINEENIRTKKESFKAATVVYLDGRPVS, from the coding sequence ATGCCAGAAATAGGAGAAGTAGTTCGTCTAAAATCAGGTGGTCCCGACATGGTTATCACTTATGTTTACCAAGAAAATGAAGGCTCTCGTGAAAAACTTGCACTCATGAAAGGTTTTGGACCTGGTGATATTGCTTGTGAATGGCAACAAGTAATTAATGAAGAAAATATTCGAACAAAAAAAGAATCTTTTAAAGCTGCTACGGTCGTTTACTTAGATGGTCGACCAGTGAGCTAA
- a CDS encoding T9SS type A sorting domain-containing protein, with protein sequence MAKVEGGPRTVIQAMTDIVVHQPTATNLYITIVDSNGNVVIKTATQEKKTVISAAGLSKGTYIVETVDDHGDYQEFPITID encoded by the coding sequence GTGGCTAAGGTAGAGGGTGGACCGAGAACTGTAATTCAAGCAATGACAGATATTGTCGTTCATCAGCCAACAGCTACTAACTTATATATAACTATAGTAGATTCAAACGGAAATGTTGTTATAAAAACTGCAACCCAAGAAAAAAAGACCGTAATCTCGGCAGCGGGACTTAGTAAAGGAACGTATATAGTAGAGACTGTGGATGATCATGGAGATTATCAAGAGTTCCCCATAACTATTGATTGA
- a CDS encoding pyridoxal phosphate-dependent aminotransferase, giving the protein MPTTSNRVANTPSSPIRRLVPYAEAAKKRGVEVFHLNIGQPDIITPQTGVNALQEADLGVIAYSHSAGLISYREKLVEFYSRYGVTVDTEQMIVTNGGSEALLFAMLACADAGDEVIVPEPFYANYNGFAKSLDITIVPITAHIKDGFALPAMEDFEKKISPKTKAILICNPSNPTGYLYSVEELEKLRTIVKKHDLFLIADEVYRDFCYEGQKHTSILALENMENHAIVIDSISKRYSACGARMGVVLSKNESFMVEAMKLAQARLSPSTLAQILAEGLIDTPQSYFGDLTKEYDHRRQTVINRLQAMEGVVCPNPKGAFYAFVKFPVDNCDKFCQWLLEEFEHNGKTIMMAPGAGFYNTDGLGVQEARIAYVLNSDDLNTAMDCLEAALKAYPGRLETNKIELDVN; this is encoded by the coding sequence ATGCCAACAACATCAAACAGAGTAGCGAATACTCCTTCTTCTCCTATTCGCCGATTGGTTCCATATGCCGAAGCGGCAAAAAAAAGAGGCGTAGAGGTATTTCATCTTAACATTGGTCAACCAGATATTATAACTCCTCAAACGGGCGTGAATGCTCTACAAGAAGCTGACTTGGGAGTCATTGCCTATTCACATTCAGCTGGTCTTATCTCTTATAGAGAAAAGCTTGTTGAGTTTTATAGTCGATACGGAGTTACTGTTGATACAGAACAAATGATTGTAACCAACGGTGGGTCTGAAGCATTGTTATTTGCTATGCTTGCTTGTGCAGATGCAGGAGACGAAGTTATTGTTCCTGAACCTTTTTATGCGAATTACAATGGTTTTGCAAAAAGTTTAGATATCACTATTGTTCCAATTACCGCACACATCAAGGATGGTTTTGCATTGCCAGCAATGGAGGATTTTGAAAAGAAAATTAGTCCAAAAACCAAAGCCATTTTAATTTGTAACCCTAGCAATCCTACAGGTTATTTGTATTCTGTTGAAGAATTGGAAAAACTAAGAACCATCGTAAAAAAACACGATTTGTTTTTGATTGCAGATGAAGTGTATCGCGATTTTTGCTACGAAGGACAAAAGCATACTTCTATTTTGGCATTAGAAAACATGGAAAACCATGCTATTGTTATCGACTCAATATCGAAACGTTATAGTGCTTGTGGTGCTCGAATGGGTGTTGTTCTTTCAAAAAATGAGTCGTTTATGGTAGAAGCTATGAAATTAGCGCAAGCGCGCTTGAGCCCTTCTACTTTGGCTCAAATTCTAGCAGAAGGCTTGATAGATACCCCTCAAAGTTATTTTGGAGATCTAACCAAAGAATACGACCACCGTCGACAAACCGTCATCAATCGCTTACAAGCAATGGAGGGTGTTGTTTGTCCTAATCCTAAAGGTGCGTTTTATGCTTTTGTTAAATTCCCTGTCGATAATTGTGATAAATTCTGCCAATGGCTTTTAGAAGAGTTTGAACACAATGGCAAAACAATTATGATGGCTCCTGGAGCAGGTTTTTACAATACAGATGGATTGGGTGTACAAGAAGCTCGCATCGCTTATGTATTAAATTCTGACGATTTGAACACGGCAATGGATTGTTTGGAAGCAGCTTTGAAGGCATATCCAGGACGTTTGGAGACCAATAAAATCGAATTGGACGTCAACTAA
- a CDS encoding methyltransferase codes for MKIGTDGVLLGAWADTLQASSILDIGTGTGVLALMSAQRNAKALIHALEIDRAAFEQASSNIENSPWKNRLRILHQSIQDYSQKPLIPLFESIISNPPYFKIESGTLIKDAARRQARSTDTLTFDTLLDSVFSLLHPKGNFSVILPIDEGKEFMQLALQKKFYIKRCTEVIPREGKMSNRLLLELVLYDTLTEKKSLIIRTAEKGNHHYTTAFRQLHKDFLLAF; via the coding sequence ATGAAAATTGGCACAGATGGCGTACTATTAGGTGCTTGGGCGGATACGCTTCAAGCATCTTCTATTTTAGACATAGGAACAGGAACGGGTGTACTAGCGCTGATGTCGGCACAAAGAAATGCAAAAGCTCTTATTCATGCTTTAGAAATAGATCGAGCTGCATTTGAACAAGCTAGTTCTAATATTGAAAATAGTCCTTGGAAAAATCGACTTAGGATTTTACATCAATCTATACAGGATTATAGTCAAAAACCTTTGATACCACTTTTTGAGAGCATTATATCTAATCCACCTTATTTTAAAATAGAATCGGGTACTTTGATCAAAGATGCCGCTAGACGACAAGCAAGAAGTACAGATACTCTAACATTCGATACTTTGTTAGACAGTGTTTTTTCCCTTTTACATCCTAAGGGAAATTTTTCCGTTATTTTGCCTATTGACGAAGGAAAGGAATTTATGCAGTTAGCACTGCAAAAAAAATTTTACATAAAGAGATGTACTGAAGTCATCCCTAGAGAAGGAAAAATGAGTAATCGTCTTTTGCTCGAACTTGTTCTTTACGATACTCTTACAGAGAAAAAGTCTTTAATTATCCGAACAGCAGAGAAAGGTAATCATCATTATACAACAGCCTTTAGACAATTGCACAAAGATTTTCTGTTAGCTTTTTAA
- a CDS encoding OmpA family protein: MKLFLSLTFLSLSCSLWAQPQKSNHPIRVESQPTYTKWQKNYFISKISFFERRTVLDLKFVFERGTKEWTKSVIFMPPNTVNSWCLKDPESGQIFDLLEISAVKRNGVEIKERIKSPKDKVQIELPLEGRPKEVFTCQVHFPRLPNELKIVDLLEGPNSKYSKGHWNFFDIQLFPVAPEKTAPSMQEKKETSDVSNDFKLTSDNPPQDHPVLPSALVSMNDIKCNKKLELSEIVFQDNSIKFQNIIKAERTLSILRTYLLAYPNSQIELYGHTDIFGTPQRNLDLSQQRVDKLKDWFIQRSISTSRIKTHALGGTQPLFPKGNAKNRRVEVQILCDLSPKN, from the coding sequence ATGAAGCTTTTTCTATCACTAACATTTTTAAGCCTTTCTTGTAGTCTTTGGGCTCAACCTCAGAAATCCAATCATCCAATTCGTGTTGAATCTCAGCCAACCTATACCAAATGGCAAAAAAATTACTTTATCTCAAAAATTAGCTTCTTTGAGAGACGTACGGTATTAGATTTGAAGTTTGTCTTCGAAAGAGGCACCAAAGAATGGACTAAGTCTGTTATTTTTATGCCTCCTAATACGGTTAATTCATGGTGCCTCAAAGACCCTGAAAGTGGTCAAATATTTGACCTGTTAGAAATTAGTGCGGTTAAACGGAATGGCGTAGAAATCAAGGAACGCATTAAGTCTCCTAAAGATAAAGTGCAAATTGAGTTGCCCTTAGAAGGTAGACCGAAAGAAGTATTTACTTGCCAAGTACACTTTCCTAGACTTCCAAACGAATTAAAAATAGTCGATCTACTAGAAGGTCCTAATAGCAAATATTCGAAAGGACACTGGAATTTTTTTGATATTCAACTTTTCCCTGTTGCTCCCGAAAAAACCGCTCCTTCTATGCAGGAAAAAAAGGAAACTTCTGATGTTAGCAATGACTTTAAGTTGACCTCTGATAATCCTCCTCAAGATCACCCCGTTTTACCTTCTGCCTTAGTTTCAATGAACGATATAAAGTGCAACAAAAAGTTAGAACTTAGTGAGATTGTATTCCAAGACAATTCTATCAAATTTCAAAATATTATCAAAGCTGAAAGAACGTTGTCAATCTTGCGCACCTATCTCCTAGCGTATCCCAATAGCCAAATTGAACTGTATGGTCATACAGATATTTTTGGTACTCCTCAACGAAATCTAGATCTATCTCAACAGCGTGTTGATAAATTAAAAGATTGGTTTATTCAACGAAGTATTTCTACTTCCAGAATAAAAACACATGCATTAGGAGGCACTCAACCTTTATTTCCTAAGGGGAATGCAAAAAATAGACGAGTAGAGGTGCAGATTTTGTGCGACCTATCTCCTAAAAATTAG
- a CDS encoding T9SS type A sorting domain-containing protein has translation MNISKFFIAVLTSITFSFNAAATLPTIIDNDITVEAKKVEGGPRTVIQAMTEVVVLQPTANNLYITILNSDGQLMAKATTSAQEVTFSTEEWNAGTYKIETTDDSQEYQEFYINVE, from the coding sequence ATGAATATTTCAAAATTTTTTATCGCCGTACTTACTTCTATTACTTTTTCATTCAACGCAGCTGCTACTTTGCCTACAATTATTGATAACGATATAACTGTAGAAGCCAAGAAAGTAGAAGGCGGACCAAGAACTGTAATCCAAGCAATGACCGAGGTTGTAGTTTTGCAACCAACAGCTAACAATTTATACATCACTATCCTTAACTCAGATGGACAACTTATGGCTAAAGCGACTACTAGTGCACAAGAAGTTACTTTTTCTACAGAAGAGTGGAATGCAGGAACTTACAAGATCGAAACTACTGACGACTCTCAAGAATATCAAGAGTTTTACATAAATGTTGAGTAA
- the pckA gene encoding phosphoenolpyruvate carboxykinase (ATP) — MKNVGLKNPNADLTTLGLKNVTAYWNLPVPNLVERTIAMGEGVLADSGALVIKTGEFTGRSPKDRFIVKDAVTENTVDWNDINMPFDSDKFDALYNKVTAYLENKEVYVRDAYVCADENYRLTLRLVAQKPWSAMFACNMFMRPTEEEIKNAAPEWTILCAPEFMAVAEEDGTRQHNFAIVNFSRKVILIGGTGYTGEIKKGIFSVLNYVLPHNRNVLSMHCSSNVGKNGDTAVFFGLSGTGKTTLSADPKRNLIGDDEHGWSDTGVFNFEGGCYAKTIDLSAEKEPEIFNAIKFGAILENIKFHEGTRTPDYENTEITQNTRVSYPIYHIDNALEPSRGGIPKNIFFLTCDAFGVLPPLSKLTPGQAMYHFISGYTAKVAGTEAGITEPVTVFSACFGAPFLPLHPTQYAEMLGKKMKEHNVNVWLVNTGWSGGSYGVGSRMQLKYTRAMIAAALNGDLDNVEFSTLPVFGLSMPMTCPNVPDEVLNPRNTWEDKEAYDAKAQELALGFVQNFEQYKAQANEEIMAAAPKNTASVQ, encoded by the coding sequence ATGAAGAACGTAGGTCTTAAAAATCCCAACGCAGATTTAACTACGCTTGGTCTGAAGAATGTAACCGCTTACTGGAACTTACCTGTTCCTAATCTAGTAGAACGCACCATCGCTATGGGGGAAGGTGTCTTGGCCGATTCTGGTGCACTTGTGATCAAAACAGGAGAGTTTACTGGGCGTTCACCCAAAGATCGCTTCATTGTAAAAGACGCTGTCACCGAAAATACAGTTGATTGGAATGATATCAACATGCCTTTCGATTCTGATAAATTCGATGCTTTATATAATAAAGTAACCGCTTACTTAGAAAACAAAGAGGTTTATGTACGTGATGCTTACGTTTGTGCAGATGAAAACTATCGCTTGACGCTTCGTTTGGTTGCTCAAAAACCATGGTCTGCCATGTTTGCTTGCAACATGTTTATGCGTCCAACAGAAGAGGAAATTAAAAATGCAGCTCCAGAATGGACAATTTTGTGTGCTCCTGAATTTATGGCTGTTGCTGAGGAAGATGGCACTCGCCAACACAACTTTGCAATTGTTAATTTCTCACGCAAGGTAATTTTGATTGGGGGAACTGGTTATACAGGAGAAATCAAGAAAGGTATTTTCTCTGTTTTGAATTATGTTCTACCTCACAACAGAAATGTATTATCAATGCACTGTTCTTCTAATGTAGGAAAAAATGGAGATACAGCAGTTTTCTTTGGGTTGTCTGGTACAGGAAAAACAACGCTATCTGCTGATCCTAAACGCAATCTTATTGGCGATGATGAACATGGTTGGTCGGATACAGGTGTCTTCAACTTCGAGGGTGGTTGTTATGCCAAAACAATAGATCTTTCAGCAGAAAAAGAGCCTGAAATTTTCAATGCTATCAAATTTGGTGCAATCTTGGAAAACATCAAATTCCACGAAGGAACAAGAACACCAGATTATGAAAATACGGAGATTACACAAAATACGCGTGTATCCTACCCTATTTATCACATCGATAATGCTTTAGAGCCATCTCGTGGAGGTATTCCTAAAAATATTTTCTTTTTGACTTGCGATGCCTTCGGTGTATTGCCTCCGCTTTCTAAATTAACTCCTGGTCAAGCTATGTACCACTTTATCTCTGGTTACACAGCTAAAGTTGCAGGAACAGAAGCTGGAATTACAGAACCTGTGACTGTATTTTCTGCTTGTTTTGGAGCTCCATTCTTACCGTTACACCCTACACAATACGCTGAAATGTTAGGTAAGAAAATGAAAGAACACAATGTTAATGTGTGGCTAGTTAACACGGGATGGTCTGGTGGTTCTTATGGCGTTGGTAGCCGTATGCAACTAAAGTATACTCGTGCTATGATCGCAGCAGCACTAAATGGAGATTTAGATAATGTTGAATTTTCTACATTGCCTGTATTTGGGTTGAGCATGCCAATGACTTGTCCTAATGTTCCTGATGAAGTACTTAATCCAAGAAACACATGGGAAGATAAAGAAGCTTATGACGCTAAAGCTCAAGAATTAGCACTTGGTTTTGTTCAAAACTTTGAGCAATACAAAGCACAAGCTAATGAAGAAATCATGGCTGCTGCACCTAAAAATACAGCAAGCGTTCAATAA